ATCCGGGAATAATAATCGCAAGCCAGGCAACGCAATAAAACAGCGGTCCGAGGATATTCCCGCCTGCCGCAAGCGCCATACCGATGCTGAGTAGAATCGGGATCAACATGCCGGGGATCATCGAATCACCAATGCCTGCCACCGGTCCCATCAATCCCACTTTCAGGGTGTTGATGGTTTCGCCGTCAATCGGTTCACCATTGGCGCGCTTTTCTTCCAGTCCCAGCACCATGCCGTTCACGATCGCACCCAACTGTGGCTCGGTGTTATAAAACGACGCGTGGCGCTTGAGCATCTCCTTACGTTGTTCCTCATCGGGATAGAGTTTTTTCGCCACCGGCAGCATGCTCAAACAAAAACCGAATGACTCAAGACGCTCAAAGCTCATGGAGGAGAGGTTGTACATCATCCAGCTACGCCAGCAGCGGCGTAAATCCTGGCGAGTGAGTTTACGTTCTTCCATCAGAATTCATCCTCATCATCAGTGGCGGTTGAGGCTACACGTTCAGCTTGCGGCTCGGGTTTGTAGTTGTAGTGAATTAACGCCAGCAGCGCCCCGACAATCACCAGCGCCACCATGTTTAATTTCAGGAAAACGATGCAGATAAACCCCACCAGGAAGTAAATCAACATGCTGTAATTTTTGATGATTTGTTTGAGAAGAATCGCGATCCCGACCGCTGGCAGAATGCCACCCAGCACGTTCATCGTGGAAAGGACGATATGCGGCAGGCTGTCCATAAAGGCGTTGATGTACTGCGCGCCGAAATAGACTGCGATAAACGTCGGAATAAAACGCATCAGGAAGTTGGTGGCTTGTGGCCAGATGGCGCTGTTGAGGTACACACCGCGTTCGTCGCCTTTCTCAAGTGCAACGTCTGCTCGGTGGTTCCACCATGAGTTCAGTACCATCATGGCATTGAACAACACAGTCCCTGCAATACCGATGGTGGCGGCTAACGCCACGGCGACTTCCGGGCCTTTATTGGAAAGGATACCCAGCGCGATTGCCGGGAAAGCCACAAAGTTCAGATCGGCAGGCATAGATCCACCGGGGGTTACCATCGCGATGTACACAGCCTGAACCGCCACACCAATGATAATCCCGGTTTGAACATCGCCGAGAATAAATCCTACCAACATTCCTGAAACCAACGGGCGAGTAATCAAATACCAGCCACCAGTAAGCCCCAGCAGCCATGGGCTGCTCAACGCACCGAGGTAACAGAGAATGCCGATCAAAGCCGCTTCAAAAGCCATAATGCACTCCTTTATTTGAGTTTTTGGCGAGCGTCCTGCCAGCTATAGCTGCTGGCATCAGGAACCAGACGAAATTCAATCTGGTGCCCGCGGCTTGAGAGGTAGTCGAACGCGGCTATCTCTTCCGGGTTTACAGACTGATTAGGGCCAATGGTTGTGGTGGTGGCACGTGCGCTCATCGGGCCAACGTTGATTTTTTTATTGCTGTTTTGCAGGCTGATCCCCGCTTCTTCGATGCGTTTGAGCGTGACGGGGGATTTGCCAATCACGAAATACTGCTTTTCGCTGGCGATGATCTTCGGCAGCTTTTCAATCGCCGTTGCGGTATCAAACAGCCAAACTTTGATGTCCTGCACCGCACCTTTCATGACTGAAGAAAGCAGAGGATCCGCGGCGACCGCATCATCAATCGCGATAATCCCCTGGCACGGCAGCTCTTTTGCCCAGCGAGTCACTAACTGGCCGTGGATCACCCGATCGTCGATACGTACAAATGAAATACTCATCGTGCCCCCTTAGAAATCATCCGATTGCGCAGCTTCAGCCAGACGAGCCTGTACCAGCGATTCTTGCGTTTGCTCCAGCAATTGCGCGGCAGCGTGCTCAACATCTTGCAGATCTTTTATTTCATCGCTTAGCAGCAACATGGGGAAATTCACCCCACCGAGAACCGCAATTGGCGGCTGTGTTTGTGGGTCAAACGCGTGATGACAGGCGATGTTCCACGGCGTACCACTTTGCAAATCGCACAGCACCAGTACGCCATCGGCTCCTTTGCTTGCCTGTTTCAAAACGGCGGCAAACTCATCAGCAAAACTATTGATGCCCTTGTTTTCAGTGAGCATGATGGGGAAAACATGCGGCAATTCGCCGTATACCATGTGCGAACTGGTGAGAAGCGCATCTGCCAGTGAGCCGTGTGTTGCCAGAATCACATTAATCATTTTTATCCCCTTACCCAGGCTTTCATGGTGGCGAGTTGTTGATGAGCACCGCGACCGTACGGTGAAATTCGGTATTCCCCAACGGCTGCGGGAATGATGAAGGTTTCGGCGTAGTGCACGACAAACGGTTCGAATGCGCCGCTCGGGCTTTCAACCAGCGCTTCATCACCTTCTACCAGGTTCAGCACGTTGACCCCGCCGTTTGTATGATGTGTAACGGGCTGTGTAAACCAGTGGCGACGAGTTTCAATAAATTCCCGCTCGTGCAAACCGGTGCGCTCTTCGCGCCAGCCGTCACCTGCGGCGATAGGCTCGAAATGGTTCACCAGATGCTCAGTCACCCATTGGGTATCGCGTTGCCAGTCAATGACTTGCGCGCCGTGTTCCAGATGTACCGGGCGCGGCAGGCCATCAAGACCTAACCGGCCCCAGTCCCATAATTTAAAGGTGAAAATGTACGGCGTGGCGCTGATTTCCAGCACCATCGCGCCAGATCCAGAGCAGTGAACGGTGCCCGCAGGGATCAGGAAATGATCGTGTTTACGGGCCGGGAAGCGGTTTACAAACTTCTCATCATCAAACGCCTTTTCTCCGCGTTGTGCGGCTGCGAGTGAGTCGAGCATTTCTTGCGGATCGATTCCCGTTTTGGTTCCGAGGTAAACTTCCGCACCCGGTTCCGCTTCCAGCAGGTAGTAGCTTTCATCCTGCGTGTAGTGCATCCCGAAATGCTGCTGGATGTACTCCGTTATCGGATGAACCTGGAAACTTAAATTCTGCCCGCCGATGGTATCGAGGAAATCGAAACGGATCGGGAATTCCGCACCGAATCGGGCATGAACGCGCTCACCAAGCAGCGGGCGAGGGTAGAGCAACACCAGATCCTGAGAAGGGATCTCGATCCGCACATCACCAAAACGCAGTAACAGGCTGTTCTCCTCGGGCACACAGTCAAAACACCATGCGTAATTTGGCTTTGAGGGATCGAGATTGAATTTGTCTTTCATCCATTGGCCGCCCCAGACACCCGGGTCGAAGAATGGCACCACGCGGAAAGGTTGTTGCGTGGTTTGTTGCAGGCCGTGGCGTAGCGCTTCACCACTGACCATGGCGGGTTGTTCAGGGTTGTTGGTATCGAGCAGGAAATCTGCCCGCTTAAGCAAGGGGGTTTTATGGCGGTCAAACACGCGCCACTCAATGAAAAACGCACGTTTATAGCGGCGCAGAATATCTTCATCACAATTATCTACGCCCCAGTTGCCCAATTCACCCCGACGAAAACGCTGCTGGATTTCCCAGCGCGCAAGGTCTGCATAGACCAGCATGTCACCCTGGTGAATCAATGCAGCCCCTGGGCCGTAAATCACGACCAGACCGTTGTTGACTTCAGCAACTTGCTGCTGCGCATGAGCCAGTTTCTCATGGCAAAAAAACTCTGTTAATTCGTGGCAGGAAAGCACGCCGAAGACACGGTCATCGGTCAGGTTATACGCCAGCAAGTCATGCAGATGTTGCTCACTCAACCGCGCTGATTCTGCGTTGATAACCAGATCAGGATGCAACTGCGTAATGAGCTGTGAATGCAGCTCGTCAAGTTGAACACCGGGGTAGCAGTCAATCACCAGTACGGTTTTTTCGGTGCGTGTGAGTTGCTCATCGAGCATGTGTTTGATAGCTGACCAGCCCTGCGATGCCTGGTGGTCAAACCCTGAAACCCTGACTTCGGGATACTTATCGTATGATGCCGAATGCATAATATTCTCCCTGTTTCTGATAGATTAAGATTAATCGATTAACCCATTTTGAACAGTGTGGTAAACGCGATTAACCCACCACTTTTAGCAATGGATTGCGAAAAACTGAGTTATCTGTGATGGCTTTCACATGGCAGAGAGTAATTTTTTGGTTATTCGATTAATCTATTGGGAAATGCTTAATTATGAGGAGTGTCGATGAGCACCGTTACCCTTGCCCAGGTTGCAAAACAGGCGGCAGTTTCAACCGCTACCGTTTCGATGGTGTTGCGTAATCGAGGCCGAATATCTGACGCCACCCGAAGTCGCGTACTCAAAGCCCTGGACGATCTGGGTTATGTTTACAACCAGACGGCTGCGAATCTACGTAATCGCACCAGCAACCAGGTCGGATTATTACTGCACGACATCACCAACCCGTTTTATGGCGAAATGACTGCCGGGCTGAGTCAGGAAATGGAGCGCCACGACTTGCTGCTGTTTCTCGCCAATAGCGAGGAGTCGGGTGAACGCCAGCAAAAGTTTGTCGATTCTCTGATGCGTAACAACGCCTGCGGAATGGTGTTGTGCGCGGCAAGGGAGACGCCGCCGCTGTTTTTCGAAACTCTGAAGCGGCGGAACATCCCGGCGATTATGGTGGTGCGCCCAATGGACGACGTTGATTTCGATTTCGTCGGCACTGACAACTTTTTGGGTACGCAACTGGCGACACAGCATTTGCTGCGTCTGGGCCACCGTCACATCGCATTTATCGGCGGCAGTGAAAACTCCATCAGCCGCGCCCAGCGTATTGGGGGCTACAGCAGTAAATTGCTGGAGCATCGTATCCAACCGAAAAGCGAATGGGTTGTTTCATCGCTCGCCAGCCAAAGTGACGGCGCGCGAGTGGCTGAAGAGCTGTTTAGCCGTTATCCGGAAATCACAGCGGCAGTCTGTTATCAGGATATTGTGGCGCTGGGCGTGATGCAGACGCTACGGAAAATGGGCCGCCAGCCGGGTGTGGATTTTGCGCTGATAGGTTTTGACGACATCACCGAAGCGTCCCTGGTACAGCCTGCACTGACGACGGTTTCAGTCGCGGCCAAAGAGATTGGACGCAAAGCGGGGGAGTTGTTGTATAGCCGAATTCAGGGCAACGACGAACCGCCAAAACGGATAATCCTCCCGCCTACGCTGGTGGTAAGGGAGTCGTGCGGGTTTGGTTCACAAACGCGTTAAACGCTGTACCAGCGCCATTTCACTGTGGCGATAGGGAATGCCGTATTCGTCCAGCACATCGTGGAACCACAGGTGCGCGTAGTCCACGCCACTTTTGCGCACTGACGGCCAGGGGAGGGTCGTTTGCGTTTTGCCGCGCACTAATCCCCACTGATAACAACCGACATTCAGGGCGGCAAACAGCGGCAGTTGTTCCTCCACAACGCTCCCGACATGGCGCGCCAGCCATTCTGTGCATAACAGTGGACGCTCGAAAGTTTGCCAGTAGCGTAAGACTTGCAGCATTTTCGGCGTGGCAAGGTAGGCGTGGAAACTGATCACATCCGAAAGATCGGCTGCTGCCTTATCGATCGGATGGGCAAAATACTCCGTTTCCGGTTCGTCGGGATCTTGTGAAATATGCCATGCACCCACAGTCAGCGGCTGGTGGGGATCTTCGTCACGCGCCCAGATGAAAACCTTTTGCAGCAGTTCCAGTGCAAAATGCTCCAGCTTTTCATCGAACTGAATTTCCTCAAGCCCGCTGGCAAAAGTGCCGCGGTTGCCTGGTTCGTTATACAGATCCCAGATGGCGATACGCGAATCGTTTTTGAAATGGCGCACAATGTCGCGCACATAGCACTCAAGCTGCGGCCACAAATTGCGGTTACAAACAGTCTCTCGCCCGGGACTCGCCGCCGCCTGACTGTTGTGTTTGCCGGGTTCTGGCGCTTTCTGCGGCCCCAAAAATGGCTCGTCGCCGGAAAAACCACAGTCATCCATCAGCGTTAGCATGACTTTCATTTGATGGCTCTGGGCGATACGCAGGAAGCTCTCGATGCGCATCAGCAATCCATCGCGGTCGTGCAACCAGACAATAAACGGCAAATTGATCCGCAGTTGGTTGTAGCCGATTTCCTGCGCCCAGCCGAGTTCCTGATCTATCGTTTCGGGATCAAAGGTTTCGCGTTGCCATAGCTCTGTCCAGTTTATGGCGCTGCGGGGGAGGTAATTAAACCCGCAAATCCAACCCTGATTTTTGTGCCACTCTGTGGCCTGTTGTTTGCTCCATTGTGTGCGCATGACATGGCTCCTAAGGTGATTCTGGCGTTAAGCTGGATA
The nucleotide sequence above comes from Buttiauxella selenatireducens. Encoded proteins:
- a CDS encoding PTS system mannose/fructose/sorbose family transporter subunit IID codes for the protein MEERKLTRQDLRRCWRSWMMYNLSSMSFERLESFGFCLSMLPVAKKLYPDEEQRKEMLKRHASFYNTEPQLGAIVNGMVLGLEEKRANGEPIDGETINTLKVGLMGPVAGIGDSMIPGMLIPILLSIGMALAAGGNILGPLFYCVAWLAIIIPGSWFLFLKGYRMGSTSVEMLVSSKSTRLREALSLLGVFVMGGVAASYVKLGTGLEFVTKDGVNIHVQQMLDGIFPNLLPLLVVIGTWYLMAKRGVSPVKAMLLLLVLAAAGVAVGLFS
- a CDS encoding PTS mannose/fructose/sorbose/N-acetylgalactosamine transporter subunit IIC, whose amino-acid sequence is MAFEAALIGILCYLGALSSPWLLGLTGGWYLITRPLVSGMLVGFILGDVQTGIIIGVAVQAVYIAMVTPGGSMPADLNFVAFPAIALGILSNKGPEVAVALAATIGIAGTVLFNAMMVLNSWWNHRADVALEKGDERGVYLNSAIWPQATNFLMRFIPTFIAVYFGAQYINAFMDSLPHIVLSTMNVLGGILPAVGIAILLKQIIKNYSMLIYFLVGFICIVFLKLNMVALVIVGALLALIHYNYKPEPQAERVASTATDDEDEF
- a CDS encoding PTS system mannose/fructose/N-acetylgalactosamine-transporter subunit IIB; translated protein: MSISFVRIDDRVIHGQLVTRWAKELPCQGIIAIDDAVAADPLLSSVMKGAVQDIKVWLFDTATAIEKLPKIIASEKQYFVIGKSPVTLKRIEEAGISLQNSNKKINVGPMSARATTTTIGPNQSVNPEEIAAFDYLSSRGHQIEFRLVPDASSYSWQDARQKLK
- a CDS encoding PTS sugar transporter subunit IIA — its product is MINVILATHGSLADALLTSSHMVYGELPHVFPIMLTENKGINSFADEFAAVLKQASKGADGVLVLCDLQSGTPWNIACHHAFDPQTQPPIAVLGGVNFPMLLLSDEIKDLQDVEHAAAQLLEQTQESLVQARLAEAAQSDDF
- a CDS encoding class I mannose-6-phosphate isomerase, with the protein product MHSASYDKYPEVRVSGFDHQASQGWSAIKHMLDEQLTRTEKTVLVIDCYPGVQLDELHSQLITQLHPDLVINAESARLSEQHLHDLLAYNLTDDRVFGVLSCHELTEFFCHEKLAHAQQQVAEVNNGLVVIYGPGAALIHQGDMLVYADLARWEIQQRFRRGELGNWGVDNCDEDILRRYKRAFFIEWRVFDRHKTPLLKRADFLLDTNNPEQPAMVSGEALRHGLQQTTQQPFRVVPFFDPGVWGGQWMKDKFNLDPSKPNYAWCFDCVPEENSLLLRFGDVRIEIPSQDLVLLYPRPLLGERVHARFGAEFPIRFDFLDTIGGQNLSFQVHPITEYIQQHFGMHYTQDESYYLLEAEPGAEVYLGTKTGIDPQEMLDSLAAAQRGEKAFDDEKFVNRFPARKHDHFLIPAGTVHCSGSGAMVLEISATPYIFTFKLWDWGRLGLDGLPRPVHLEHGAQVIDWQRDTQWVTEHLVNHFEPIAAGDGWREERTGLHEREFIETRRHWFTQPVTHHTNGGVNVLNLVEGDEALVESPSGAFEPFVVHYAETFIIPAAVGEYRISPYGRGAHQQLATMKAWVRG
- a CDS encoding LacI family DNA-binding transcriptional regulator — protein: MSTVTLAQVAKQAAVSTATVSMVLRNRGRISDATRSRVLKALDDLGYVYNQTAANLRNRTSNQVGLLLHDITNPFYGEMTAGLSQEMERHDLLLFLANSEESGERQQKFVDSLMRNNACGMVLCAARETPPLFFETLKRRNIPAIMVVRPMDDVDFDFVGTDNFLGTQLATQHLLRLGHRHIAFIGGSENSISRAQRIGGYSSKLLEHRIQPKSEWVVSSLASQSDGARVAEELFSRYPEITAAVCYQDIVALGVMQTLRKMGRQPGVDFALIGFDDITEASLVQPALTTVSVAAKEIGRKAGELLYSRIQGNDEPPKRIILPPTLVVRESCGFGSQTR
- a CDS encoding cellulase family glycosylhydrolase; this encodes MRTQWSKQQATEWHKNQGWICGFNYLPRSAINWTELWQRETFDPETIDQELGWAQEIGYNQLRINLPFIVWLHDRDGLLMRIESFLRIAQSHQMKVMLTLMDDCGFSGDEPFLGPQKAPEPGKHNSQAAASPGRETVCNRNLWPQLECYVRDIVRHFKNDSRIAIWDLYNEPGNRGTFASGLEEIQFDEKLEHFALELLQKVFIWARDEDPHQPLTVGAWHISQDPDEPETEYFAHPIDKAAADLSDVISFHAYLATPKMLQVLRYWQTFERPLLCTEWLARHVGSVVEEQLPLFAALNVGCYQWGLVRGKTQTTLPWPSVRKSGVDYAHLWFHDVLDEYGIPYRHSEMALVQRLTRL